DNA from Canis lupus familiaris isolate Mischka breed German Shepherd chromosome 9, alternate assembly UU_Cfam_GSD_1.0, whole genome shotgun sequence:
ATACTCTAAAATGTTGGACTTAACTTATTTAGAATCTTTTGGGCCAGAAGATCTAAAGATTGTCTTAAGAagaggagtgcctaggtggcacaATCGATTAACTGAGTaacttggtttcagttcaggtcgtgatcacagggtagtgaaattgagccccacagcTTGAggcactctctccctccccctctgcccctccctgctgcactctctctctctctctctcaaaaataaataaatctttttatgaCAACAAAGTAGAGATTGCAACATTCATGTGAAATTTTTGGTCCACATTTGCAAATTAGTGTTCTCTTGGCCAAGAACCATACGTATACTTTATCTTAAAGTCTTTTATGTTAATGCATAACAAACTAAATATGTTCTTAATTTAACAATATTATAATACCAAACCAAcaatgctaattttattttttaaataaaataaagtatattctaACACAATAAATTATTCAATATAAATTCTTGCCCCGTAACATTTCCAGCTGCATATAAACTTCTCAGCACATGAAAGGTCCTTAAAAGAATTCACAATGAAAATTTAACAACCAGAGTCCAAGACTCCtggaggtggctcagtcaattaagcagctgcctttggctcaggtcatgatcaggggttctgagatcaagctccacatcgagtcccacattagctccctgttcagtggggagtctgcttcttcctcttcctctgttccccctgcttgtgctcactcacttgcgtgctctctttctctctaataaataaaaccttaaaaaactaaaataaaaataaaacttgtttccAATGGTTTATGCTGAAGAAAAAGTGCAAATATTAAATGTCTCATTTTATAGCTTAGTACTTCTCAGGTGCAAGGGCGAAGTCAGGCCACGACACTGATTTGGAATTGGCTATCCCATGCTGGAACGAGACAGATAAAGCTAAGCTCAGTGAGCACAGCTACACATCAGGTGATTATAGAGAAATGCACTCAACAGtcaaaagagatgaaaacaagGTTCTGTTTTCACAgagacaaaatgaataaaatagctAATACTAAAAATCATGATAGTATTtcacagggaggagaagggacATTCATCACTGCTGAAGGCAGTGTGATTAGTAAAAAGGTTTACTTGAAGAATTTCTTCTCCACATTTGTCAGGAGTTAGAGAACTGCTCACCTCTTTGACCCTGGATTTTCTCTGCAGGGTCCTGAGAGAttgtcaaggaagaaaaaaggccCGAGTTGATATACCTTCTTAATAAGTTGTTCAAAATGACAATAACAATTAAATAATTTGTGACATATCCACATCATGAGCATGCAGTTATTAACATTAACAccatgtagtttattttttaaacttaagtgTGTGattggaaatgaaaaggaaaattttttatatttccacaaTGCCTAGCATTGTGTGTATGTTGGAggggaataaatgaaaatacttgcTCTACTAAAACATAAAACCCTTTGCCAATATctctacatattttctttatacttatCTTCTCTTTAtactaaatgtatatatttttaaaattttatttattaattcatgagagacacagaaagagaggcagaagcataggcagagtgagaagcaggctccccacagggagccagatgtggtatttgaacccaggaccccaggatcacaccctgagccaaaggcagacactcaaccactgagccacccaggcatcccaaaaatatatacattttaaaagaattttatatgtatgcgtgtgtgtggatagatggatgatggatagatggatggatagataaagtTTGTATGACCTGGAAGGAAAGCATGGAACCTGGCTGTCAAAGCTGATTACCTTATAAAGGTGGGATATGAGAGGAAGtcaggagagattttttttctttatatatctctgtattttttatttgttataacAAGTAAATATTACCCTTAGAATAGGGgagaaattgaaataaagaaattttaaacgTAAGGAGGTGAGtaaacaagaacattttttatttttaagaaaaataaattaaaaggaaaaacagtacTTAATACCACTAACGTGTACACTTAAACATAGTTAAGATGCAATAAACGTAggagtgcatatgtcttttcaaatcagtgttttcattttcttttaggtaaatatccagtactaggattgctggattgtagggtagttctagttttaactttttgaggaaactccatactcttttccacagtatGTATCCCCAACATTGTatgatggttcctttttctccacatcctcatcaacaattgttatttcttatgttttttattttaaccattctgacaatGTAAAGTTGATgtttcactgtgattttaatgtgtatttccctgatgatgagtgatgctgagcatcttttcatgtgtctgttggccatctgtatgtcttctttggagaaaggtctattCAGGTTGTCTGCCCATGTAttaactggattattcattttgggttgttgtattgtgtgtgtgttgagttgtgtaagttcattatatattttggatatcaacctTTTAgtagatatattatttgcaaatatctttttctattcactaggttgtcttttattttgttgatagcTTCCTTTAGTCTgaactcctatgtttattgcagcattatttacaataggtaacaacccaagtatccactgatagatgaatgaataaatcagatatgatatatatgtacaatggaatattactgagccataaaaagaatgaaatcttgccatttgcaacaacatacatggacctagagggtataaagttaagtgaaataagttagagaaagaaaaataccatatgctttcattcatatatggaacttaaaaaacaaaatgaatgaacaaaggagaaaaagagacaagcaaAAAAACCAGACTATTAAATTCAGAagacaaactggtggttgctggagaggagacagatggagggatgggtgaaacagataaaaTGGGATTCAGAATACACTGATCTTGATGAGTactgagaaatgtataaaattgttgaatcattatattgtacacatgaaactaacaCTGTGTTAATTATTCTTGAAGCTTATAGAAGTTGTTTaaaatggttaaggtggtaaatttaatatgtattttatcacaataaaatcttttgaaaaaaaagaaaagaaaatcatgccTTAAGAATGTATATCTAGCAAGTCTCTGAAGAATCCCTTTGATTTAGTTACTGCCATTTTTCCATGGCAAACGTGTTTCCATTGTGTGGTAGTAGTTAGCATCGTTAAGCAACAGGAACAGTACATAGAACAACATATTATCACATGCTGTAACAACAACGATATTCTTAGGTCATTGGTCAGTATCCCCAGATCGATTTGAAACAACTACTAGCAACATGAGGAAAAGTGCCTCTTTATCATTGAGCTACAGTTATTTCATGTTTATCAGGGGAATGGAAAGACCAAGatgccttcttaaaaaaaaatacaggtcaGAAGGGCACAAGAACAAACCTTAAGACACCTAACATACAGTAACAGCCAGCATGTAGCCTTGGTTTGCTGAGGGCCCGGggtcgggcgggggggggggggccactaTTGCAAAGGCTTTATGTTCCTCATAACATTCCTATGAAGCAGGttctattattttcccattttacagatgagacactGAAGTACAGAAAATTTGAGTAACTTCCCCAAGGTCTGTCTCACAGCTAGCCTTACTCTAAGGTCAGGATGAAGCCAGAGAACCCGGGGAGTGGATGCATGGACCCTCTCCCTACTGGAAATTTGTACAGGCAGTCTTTCCCTTCCATTCTGCTTCCTGTGGCTCCTCTGCATATACCGTGCCCCCCAGGTCCCTGGATTTGTCCACACTGCTCTCCCACACACCCACATCCTTCCATTCTTCTGCCATTTGAACCCCACTTCCTCCCAGAAATACTCCCTGAACACCCAAGCCACAGGCACAGCTTCTACTCTGGCACACACTGCCCAGCATCGCACTGCCTGCGCCTAAGCCTCCTTCCCTGGATCTGAATGTTAACTATCCACATGTTCCATTCTCTAACGTGAAAGGATCATCAGACCGTATCAATTCATCCCTCTCAATTTGCTGATGAGGAAACAAGCCCAGAGGAGAGAAGACACATGCCCAGAGTCCCACAGCTGATCAGGACTTGAACCTCACTCATTTCGAGACTGCTCTGACACTCCTGAGAGCCCAGTGGGGCCAGGACCCCATGGACAGTGAACAATGTTTTCAAATGACTGAATAGTTGAGCTGGAGAGGTTCATCCCCTGAGACGTTGCTACCAGTTAGTTCCACAAGTTTTACTGCCTCAGAAGAAATTGATGAGCCTGGGAATTAAGTTGCCCCTCAGATGCAGGAGGGCTGCTGCTGTCAGGCCAGAGGACAGAACAGTCAAAAGGCTTTGGAACAAGGAGCAGAAATCCTCTTGCCTTGGCTCTAGCTGGGCAGGGCTGAGGTCCTAGCATCTCTGACTAGGGCTGTGGGGTGACAGAAGGCAGCACTCCTGAAGCCCATCAAGTGGAGCTCCACAGGCACTCCCTGAGCCTGCTGTCCTGGGATGAATCTGCCAGTGGTTTTAACCCCTCCTCTCTCCCTAGACTTCTAGGTTAGGTGGGACTTCTGGGGCTGAGGtgggcctggggctcagggaaggGCTTTGGGTGCCCAGGATGGAAGACTGGGCATCGAGATCCCCAGCTCCACCTTGTCACTTTCCTCATGGCAGAGTCAAAAGAAAGAGCTCTCTCCTAACAGAGGAATCACAGTGAGGTCACAGCTTTAGGGTGATGGTTACAGGTCAGCATATGTACAGCCAGGGAGAACAGTCCTTGCTGTGATTGTCAACAAGCCCTGTCCCTCTTGGGCCATTAGCACACCCTtttagaaagaggcagaggggtgATAGCATCCTCTGAGCACAGGAGGTCACCACACCAAGGGGTGTCTTTCTCAATTCTGGATTCCCAGGTTCTTTGGTTCCCTCTCTCTTATTCAGTCTTTCTAGAAGGGTAGGAAGAAGACACCATGCTGGCTGATGGCTGAGGGGTCCTCATGAAGCCAGTGGGAGCAGAAGCCATCCTTCATGAAGTTTCCTGGTTAGTTAGTGAAACTGTGCTCCCAGCCGGCATGCCACTCCTCTCACTTCTGTTGAGGTAAATGTTCTTCAGGGCATATGTGCCTTAACTCTCCCCTTGCTGGTAGCAGATCAGCCTTTGGTATACAGTGTGGAAGACATAGGTAAGTGGTCAGGCAGGAGACTTGCTGGTACAGAGCAGAATAATCAATGGCAGAAGGGCAAGGGGTTAAAtcaagggagagagggagagaggaaaatgagaagtACCTGTCAACATGTGACAGAGAAGATGAGGAAGTGCACAACACCATAGTTAGAGTTCAGAGCCCCGGATTCAGAGCCAGACACTTGGCTCTGTCCTCAAGTTGCTGAATGACTTCAGACACAGTGTTCTCTGGGCCTTGCTTTCCATTTGCGACATGGCTGTTGGATTAGGTGATATCTTAAAATCATTGCCAGTTGCTGATACCAAGATAGGAAGATTAACTCTTTGATCGTGTTTTATTCATAAAGCTCTGAATGCCCTTCCTGACTGGTGCTCAAGTACCTGCCTGGCATAGAGTAGATATAACAGGTAAGATTGCTGTGtaaattattaaagagaaatgaatgaggAATTTgcagaaaaagcagaggaaggagcaagccGTTGGAATGGGAAGGGCTCCTCTTGGGTTACAACTGGTTGAAGAGAAGGCTATTCAGGATGTCACTGAGAGAAGAATCTGGGCTGACTAGCAAGAGACTGGAGTCAAAGGGTTGAATAGAAATTCCCAGGGCTgaggggcaccagagtggctcagttggctaggcattcaattcttgattttggctcaggtcataatctcagggtcatgagatggagccctgcatcaggctctgcgctgggcttggagcctgcttaagattcgctCTCCTTTCTGCCCCCCCAatccagcttgtgctctctcactctcccaaagaaaggaaagaaagaaagaaagaaagaaagaaagaaagaaagaaagaaagaaagagactatCTCCCAGGACTGAGAGTACTGGGAGCCAGCGATGGCTTCCCTTGTTTGCCACTGCCCATGCCCCACTCTGATAAGGCAAATGGAGACCTTCATCAAGAGTGAGAAGGAGGAAGCTGTTGGTGTTTGCATGTTGACTCCTGTGTGCCTGGAGGAATCCATGGAGGTCTCTACATCTCTGGCATTTTGGGGTGTAGGGGTCTGGGTCTTTGCGTGTATGTGGTATGTATGCCTATGGATCGATCTGTGTATCTGTCTACACTTCTGTCTAAATGACTGTTAGCAGGTGTCCATGTGTGCCCATGTGTATCTGTTCCTGTCCTGGTGGATGTGTCTGGTACATCCATGTGACTGGATTTATCAGGATATGTCTGCATCTCTGCGCAGGTTCATATCTCTGTGTACTTCTGAGTCTTGTGCATCTGAGTGTTTATTGCAAAGGTGATCTTTCCTGCAAGCTGCCTGGGAGATGAGATTTCTGATTCTACATCCTATGTATCTCCACCTCATTTAAATAAGTCCAACACCTGCCATGCCTGGGCCTTAGGCAGGGGCTCTGAGTCAACAACAGCAGCTCTGCATGCAGAGGAACCAGTTCTGTGCCAGGTTTTCTGGGGGAGCCAATACAAATTTAGCTGATTTATCTCCCTTCACCATAAGTGTTTAGGGGCTGGGTAGAGGAGGAATTTGACACAAGAGATAGAGGAAAGAGGTATTTGCATGGGCTGGAGAAGTTAAGAAGGAGGTGGGGCTTCTTAGAGGAGGTAGAGCCAGAGTTGGGCATTGGGAAACTGTAGGAAGAGCATTTCTGGTAAGCAGCAGTTCATGGAAAAGGCATGTGAGAAAGGTGTAAACGAGATATGGTGATGCTGCTGACCTGGCTAGAGCGGGGAGACGGAGAAGCATGTGGAAGCAGTGGAAGCTGAGACCACCAGAGGACCAAGTTGGAAAGCTTTGGCTGCCGGGCTGAGCCATTTGCACTGTACCTgatgggcagtgggagagaagcagggtAATAAACTGAGTAGAAAGAGCATGACCCAAGAATTCCCAGGGCCCTTATAGCTCTGGCTTTCTGTCTCTTTAAGGCTGCTGTCCTAGACCACAGAAAGCACACTGAATGTCTCTGGGTGAAGATGGATGATAATACATCTGTCCTTAAGACTGGGGACTTCTGGTCAGGAAGGAACTAAGCCCACAGACTCTGCAGACAGTACTGAAGCCTGGCATGCTCCCCTGCAGGTGAGAGAATTCAACATTCCTCTGCTGTCTTCTTGCCTTGGGTCCTATCTTCCTCCCTACCCCACTCCACTGGGCCTTACagtggaagggaggaagaagccaCATTGTCAGCTCTCCCCACCCACAAAACACCGTTCTGCTTCACATTCTGTCCTCTGAATCCCCTTCCCACTCCCAGGTCTCTATCTGGTGATATCCTCCTTATTCTTCCAATTCCAGTTCAAATCTCACCTCTTCTTTGGAATCTTCCCTGAATCAGCCTAGCAAAGGAAATTACTCCTGCTTTGCCCATACAGTTAGTGTAGTGTTTATTATTGTGCATGGATAAGGTCAAGTACAATGGCTGACCTACTTGTATAATCTTAGAGACCAATACAAAGCCTGACCCAAAGCAGATACTCAACAGAGAGATGCGAAGTGTACAGTTGAACTGTTATACTGTCCCCAGGTAACTCCACACAGCCCAACCCCAGCAAGACCACTGTATCCAATTCCAGTTAAGAAACAACAATGACAAAGCAGAGGTGATCAGAATGGAAAAGGACCTGGAAATTAGGTCCTATAAGGAGGAATCTAAGGCACCAGGGGCTTTTGGGCTGGAGGAAAGAATACTTAGTAGACttagaatggattttttaaaatattgtgtgaAGAGCTTCAGAGAAAGGAGATGAGTTGTTTAACTCCCAGTGGCCAAAACTGTGATAACTTGTAGAAGTTACAAGGAAGCAGGTTTCAGCCGAGATTAAGAAAGGCATCTTTAAATAACTACAGACTTCCATCAGTAGACTGGATTGCTTCTAGTAACCTTAGGGAACAGGGAGAAAGCGTCAGAAGTTGATGGAAAGGGAACTAACATCTCCTAAGCATTACCTGCTACAGACTTATATGTACATTGAGTACATATGTACTTGGCATCATTTCATCTCATCTTGGCATCACCATGCAGGGAGGAATCatcaatatttccattttatagatgaggagagtAGAGATGAAATGAAGATGAGTTGATGTTTACAAAGCCAATCCAGATTAAAACCCAGGTGGCTCTTTCTGCAAACCCGGTCACCTTTCCTCTACATCACACAGCCACCCatctggaggtggggagggaaggtcAGGGGCTCTGCAGAGAAGAATCCTGTACCTCAAAAGGAGATATATGGCAGAGGTGCCAAGGCCCTGTCTCTTCAACACTTCGGCTCTATGCTGGGGAAAAGGATGGAGTTGGCATAAGTGGATGACTCCCTGGGACAGCCAATGGGTGACAGtgatagaaaagcagaaaaatggaaaaaaaaataaaaaggctataTCTGAGGCTTCTCCTGGGAGGCAACAAGAGCAGACCCTGCAGTTTGCccattccctcctctctttcaccttcccttcccccttttaTCTCTCATTgctctttaaaaagtttctttcaacaaatacttattgggTGAATTTTTATGCATAGGTCACTGGCAAGATGGAACAAACACAGGGCCTCCCTGCTAAGAACTCGCTAAGTCTAGTCTCTGGGATCTCGCCAAAGCCGGGCACTCTTTCCTGCGGGGGATAGACGAGGCTAGTAATGGAACATTTATAGAAACTTTGGAACAGTGGGAGAAAATGTGTTTCAAGGAAGAGATTGAGGGGGGGACAAAACCAGTGCCTTGTTTCTGAGGTTATTGAAGTCACTTGGTTAACTGAGAAACTCTGAAGTTTTCTGTCCGTTGAGGTCAGAGCAAAGACAAACCTTGCCCCAGTATCATAAGTGAATTTTACCTTCTTCATTCCATGCCTCCTCTACCAACAACAACTCCATACAAACTCTTTCCCTTGTCTGgatgcccccccacacacacacatacacatacacacccgTAACATGTCTGTAGGATAAACCCCTATTCATTCTCTAAGACCCAGTTCAAATCCCATCTCTTCTTTAAATTCTTCCCAGACTCCTCCAGCAGAATAATTTACTCCCATGTGgttcataaaattaataaactatgAAACACCGCCAGCTGCCCTAGGTCAAACTGTAGGCAAAAGCTAAGACTTACCCTGTTCCCCATAGCACAAGGGTCAGCAAGCTATGTCTTACAGACCAAATCTGCCccccttttcctcttttgtaaatgaaattttattggaacatagccatagCCATTCATTTATATACCATCAAAGGCCTTTTTCATGCTGCAATGGCAGAGCTGATTACTTGCAATAGAGACCGTGGTCCACAAGCCTGAAGAGTTTATTCTAAGATCCTTGACGGAAAAGCTTAATAATCCCTGAGTTAACACACAATGTgtggtgaataaatgaatggcgAATGCTATAGGGTGTTTTATGAAGAAACTTCAGCTGGCATTCAGATGGTCTGGGTCCCAGTTCTGCCCCAACCTCTTGTTTGACTAAGCAAATGATGGTGCATGGTAAGCACATAGATGGCAGATAGGTAGACAGGTAGCAGTTTTGTATGCTGGGTGCTGTGCtaagtattttaaagttcttatctGCTTTAGCTTCACAACCCACCCCAGGGGTAGGTAGCTGTTAGGATCTCCCCCagtgaaagaagaagaaactgaggctcagagaggtcgcACCCGGCCCAGTGGTAGAGACAGGTCTCAAAATCAGATTTGATCCACTCCAAGCTTGAAACTACCCACTACCTTCTGGAATCCCCTTTCTTCATGAAACGGGTGGGCAGTGTGGTCGCCAAGCCTTTTCAGCGGCAATTTAAAAACAGGACGTGGAACCCCACCACGCGGACGTCTGCCCAGAGGTGCCAGGACCCCGGCCCGCTCCTGGTCTGTGGCGCCCGCGCCTGTCCAGCTGCCCCATGGCCCCGGGCAATGCCACGGCAGCCGCCGAGTTCCTCCTCCTGGGCCTGCTGGATGGAGCCGACGTCCACCCGCTGCTCTTCCTGCTTTTCCTCGGTGTCTACTTGCTCAACGCGCTGGGCAACCTgaccatggtggtggtggtgaggtggGATGAGGCCCTCCGCTGCCCCATGTACTACTTCTTGGGCCACCTAAGCCTCGTGGACGTGTGCTTCGCTAGCGTCACGCTCCCCAGGCTGCTGGCCGGCCTGCTCCACCCGGGCCAGGCCGTGTCCTTCCAGGGATGCTTTGCCCAGATGTACTTCTTCGTGGCCCTGGGCATCACGGAGAGCTACCTGCTGGCAGCCATGGCCTACGACCGCGCGGTGGCCGTCTGCCGGCCGCTGCACTACCGGGCGGTGCTGACGCCGGGGCGCTGCGCCGCGCTGGTGGCCGCGTCCTGGGCGGTGGCCCACCTGCACTCGCTGCTGCACACGCTGCTCATCTCCGCGCTCTCCtacccgcgccccgccgccgtgCGCCACTTCTTCTGCGACATGACGGTGATGCTGAGCTTGGCGACCTCGGACACGGCGGCCGCGGAGACTGCCGTCTTCTCCGAGGGCCTGGCCGTGGTGCTCACCCCGCTGCTCCTCGTGTCGCTCTCCTACGCGCGCATCCTCGGCGCGGTGCTGGGACTGCGGTCGGCCGGGGGCCGGCGCCGCGCCTTCTCCACCTGCGGGGCCCACCTGGTGGTGGTGTCGCTCTTCTTCGGCTCTGTCCTTTCCGTCTACTTCCGGCCCTCGTCCGCCTACTCAGCGCGCTACGACCGCCTGGCCAGCGTGGTCTATGCGGTGCTCACACCCACCTTGAACCCTTTCATCTACAGCCTTCGCAACAGGGAGGTCAAGGGCGCCCTGAAAAGGGGACTCGGGTGGAGGGCTGCGTCCCAAGACTTGTGAGGGCGGGTCCTGATTCACTGGCGTTTCCATGATAAGAACGATTACAAAAGaacctctgccccttcttctggCTTTGCACAGCACTACTAGCATTTTGGATCCTACAGCGGCTTATTTCTGGATAAATTAAGAAATTAGGCCTGAAGCAAAGGTAACTGTGCTTGTTTTACAGGGATGGGTACATAGCAATAAGCTAACTTCATTTCTGCATTGTCTGAACGTTTGAAATACAGGTTACTCTTAAATTTTGGAACAAGCAGGGGACTGGGGAATAAGCCTGGTAGCctctggagaggaagaggaaggagtgtGGCCAGCAGCAACACAGTGGATGGAGAAGAAGCCAGAGAAGCAGTGTAGATGTAACAAGGATTTCAAAGAggttttgtctgtctgtctgtctgtctgtctgtctgtctgttttttAGGGGGAGAGTGTGCTACAGTATAGACCACACCCTTTTCAGACTGCTTTTCTGGAAACTTCAGAAAAGAtctagtttttataaaattttttaaaattctgttcccTAGATAATATATCCACCATTTTCATGGCAGGaactcaaaaatagaaataaagataaaattctcCTTGACTGTCACTCAATCCAACCTCCACTTCCATCCCAGTTACCAGCTCAATACCtcttctacctttctctctccGATTTTGACACATAAATAGTATCACTCTCTATTATTCTGCGCTTTTCCTTTTCATGAAATAATAGGCTAGAAGATCTTTTCTTATCCCTACAAatagaaattcttcatttttatcttcatgGTATAGAACCCTATTCTGTGATATTCCACagtttaatattcttttattgatAGATAGGCTTTCCCAGTGTCTCATTATTACAATAGTGAATGAtatccttttaataaaaataagaaaagataacaATTAGTAAggacttactatgtgctaggtactgtCTTAGGTGCTCTACAATATGTTTCCTTTAAACCTTACAAGATTCCAGGaggaatatattattattattctcattgcacaaaagaggaaacaggctcagagaaacCAATTCTGTTAGAATCAGCTATGTCTTCTATCTAGTTCTGGGCTCTGACTTGAGCTGCTGCTACATGGTCTTCTCACTCATTGTCCTGATAGCCTTAGGAGACACACATTAGCTCTCAGCTTCATCTGGACTCCACCAACGTGTGTAAGAACTTTTCAGATCTTCATGGCCCAACACAGTTGAGAAGATTCACATTTGTGTGCATGTTGAGGTAGAAGCAGAATTTTCGAGACTCTTCCCTAGACCAGTGCTGTCATGATATGACTGCCCCCACATAGTCGTGGGCCTTTCTGCAAAGTGCCTTCTCCCAGAGTACTACCAAACTAGTTGGGAAAGTCACTATGCCCTCCAATGTCCAAACCTATTTGAAGGTTCTATAATCCCCTCTACTTGGTTATTGAAGGATAAAGAGCAGGGCCTCACACTAATATCTGAACTCTCCTTAGAATcactattattttacattattcttG
Protein-coding regions in this window:
- the OR1R1 gene encoding olfactory receptor family 1 subfamily R member 1 is translated as MAPGNATAAAEFLLLGLLDGADVHPLLFLLFLGVYLLNALGNLTMVVVVRWDEALRCPMYYFLGHLSLVDVCFASVTLPRLLAGLLHPGQAVSFQGCFAQMYFFVALGITESYLLAAMAYDRAVAVCRPLHYRAVLTPGRCAALVAASWAVAHLHSLLHTLLISALSYPRPAAVRHFFCDMTVMLSLATSDTAAAETAVFSEGLAVVLTPLLLVSLSYARILGAVLGLRSAGGRRRAFSTCGAHLVVVSLFFGSVLSVYFRPSSAYSARYDRLASVVYAVLTPTLNPFIYSLRNREVKGALKRGLGWRAASQDL